The genomic region CAACAAAGTCAATAACTACAAACACGAGACCCCGCTTCCCATTGcgaatatattatttttaaaagaaacagatAAGATGTTTTCTCTCTCTGGTTTCCAAACTGGTGAAATTCGACCCATGACGTCTCGCCCTCTGCGGTTCCTTTAATGGCTGTGGGTTCCGATGTCTTTTCCACTTTGCCGTTTGCTTAACCGGAACTTCGCTAACCAAATACAGAAAGGGAGGGGCGGAGCCGGATCCTGGCCTTATTTGGAGTTTCCACTTCGGCCGCGCGCCCGGCTCTCGCGGCTCGAGTCAGGGTCCGCTCGTCCGCCGTGCGCGTGCAGTTGACCGGCGGCGAGTTGTCCGGAACGCGGTGCTCGTCGTCAGATTTTAGAAACGAGTTCGCTTCACGGGAGCATGTTTATGCACCGTTTGCTCTTGAGCAAGCGCGCCCACTGCGCTGTATATTCTAACGCCTCCACGGCGAGGAAAACCTGTTGGAAGGAGAACACTTTGAAAACTCCCAAATTTGCCAAATGCCTGCCTGCTGAATACAGTGAACGAAGTCACGGAAAGGCTTAAAGGCAGTAACAAATCATGGCGTGTTTTATACGACAGGTGAACACGGAGGCACGGAGTGTTTTCTGTTAGCCTGCCAGGGCAGGGGGGGTTGTGGAGAGGTCCCGCTTCCTCACTGGAGCCAGAAGTTTCCCCCGGAGCAGGAGACGCGAGTGTAACAAGTGCAGCAGCCCGGCCGTGAGCTGCACACAGTGACCAAATGTGCGCGGAGGACGCTGGAGTGTCTGCCAGGCCCAAGTCAGTCATCTAGTGATCCGTCCTCCTGAGGTGATTTAGAAGTGCGCTGCAGTGTGCTGTATTCCCTGGTTGAAGCCTTGTTGGAAACCACCCTCATATTCATTCTTTACCTCCTATTATTAGACTTTGTATGGTGCGATGGATGCGGAGCCTTTTTTGGTTAGCAAACACCCCTACGCGTTCATTCtagagcaaacaaacaaacaaacaaatctgaaCGTgcccggttcgaatcccgctcctgctgtagtacccttgatcaagatccTTAGACTAGTGAGAtgctacagtaagaataccctgctggataaatggataaatcattataaatttAATTAGCCTTGTAAATCGCCCTACACAAAGAAATCGGAAAAAGGAAGCCGGTACaatattaagaataataatCCAAATTCCTGTTGTGTGGGCCTATTTTTGGAATCCATTTATAGAAAGGTCGTCGAATATATTTTGAAGTTGCCATTGATACCGTCGCGGCTACATTGATGGGGTTTGACTACATGAATCCATCATTTTATTATGAGTTAAAGGAGCGGCAGTAATCCGCTGCATGATTTCCTTaccagcttttattttattacatgctTCTATTTTACTAACAGCTTCGCTGTTCTTCCTGACATAGTAGTGCCATGTAATAAACATTTCTAGACCATTATAAGTTCACCATTGTTTTTAACATTCAGTTGGTGAAGTCCGCCAAATCCGTAGGTCAAAAAGTTTGAGTGTGAATGGTGTGTGTATCCCATTGTATCCCGTTTCTTCAGTGGACATTCCGTACACTTTTGTCTCAGTCAAAGTAACATCAGTTTGCTCACAACAAAAGACAGTCAAGCACACTGTAATGTTTTTGCAGATCCTATGTATGTGGAGTCTGTATCTTGTATCTGTGAGTTATGAATGTGTGCGCTTCGGCACCAGAAAAACAACCGCTATCTAACTTGGCAGGTGCATGTAACCCGCGAGGGCTCATAAGGAAACCCATAAATCAGAGAGGAGATCAGCGCAGGCAGGTGCGCTTCGCTGCCCCGAGCAGCAGCCCGCTGCTCTCACACCGTCTTCCTGCTGCCGAGTCTAATGTTCCACTATGAGGAGCTTCCATTGGTGACGTGAGCTGCGCCGTCTCGCTTTGTGTGTCCTTAAATGGTCATCTACGTCACAGCTCTGTTCCGTCCCACTATTTAATACGAGCAAAGCGTTGGAGTTCCCTGTCTGAGCAATACACCGAGCGGCGCAGCACTTGTTCAACCAACACGACCGCTCCATTGATCAACAGACTTTTAAAAAACAACACCAACAAGCAAATAATTACCTCTGaagaaattaacttttaaaaaatatcaactATATAGTACATTTCGACAACAAAGAGAATTCAGCGCCGCGCTCGTAAAGAACTTCTATTGGATACAATATcacctggatttttttctttcctttctttccttcatCTGTGTTAGTGGTTTTACAGATCGCACTTCATCATCGTGCTGTCAGTCGGAGAAGAACCCCGCTGTATCTGTACGGATACACACGCGCTCACGCTGATGACAGACTGAATGACTGCTATGACAGGGAAACTAGCGGACAAGCTCCCTCTTACCATGAGCAGTTTAATAAACACAATTCCCGAGAGCCTGTATCCCGAAGAGGACATTCCTACGTCTATGAACATTTTCACCAGCACGGATTCTATTTCTCACTATTCGCAGATGAACACAGGTAAGGATGGGTGGACGCTGAAGGGCGGCTGTTAAATCAATGCGACGTTTACGATGCGATGTCGGAATATTGTCAGGTGTGTACAGTAATGTGCGTGTGCCGTGATGTtgcgatgtgtgtgtgactgcggTGTGCGTCGCCCGAGCTCCGGAGCGCAGAAAAGGCAACAGTTGTCCGGAGTGCTGGAGAGCGCTGGAGCCGCCGACACCTGTTTGCGTTCCACCACCATGCGGTGCCTCCGCACTCCCTTTACCAGACGAGCTAGCCTACTGTACCGCATTTCGGTTTTACTTTTGCTTTCGAGATACTATTCATTTCGGACGCCTGAGGGCTGTTAGTACCCTGTAGTCAGGTACATCTAACAAGTGCAAAACCTGTGGAAGAACGTTATTAGCATTTTCATGACCTCCGCTTTTCTCCCTCCGTTATTCCAAACCCCCCAGTCAGTCAGTTCGCGTTTTATTGCGCGCCTTTATCTTGTCCGTTAAACTTGAGACCGTGCGCTCGCTTATATGTCGTTGTGACCTGtagctgtgaaaatgtttgcTCTCACcgaattttttaaaacaccatCACGCACAGAAATGTGCATCTTGATTCTGACACAGCGTTCAATTTGGCCCCTTTGTCAGTGGGTGTGTTTCGGTGTGTGCGCCCACACTGGTGCTGCTCCGTAGCTATGGATATTGGCAATAATGATACAAGTCGTGACACAAGTTTCTTCGACAAGTGACTACAGACAATCCATCCTAAACAAAGTGTCtacatatatttacacttaAACAGCACTGCTCACATTACCCGTGCCTAATTTAATCTGGCCGAACTGTGCCTGCCTATTTGAATGATGTTTTTCCATTTGCGCTAAAAATGTAATACTGCACATTGTACATCTGGTTTCCTGGATATTAATATCATACTGCAGTCTTGTACTTTCCTGGTACCTTTCTCCATCTTCCCGTTGTTCTCTGGTGGGCGGGTAAGTCCATTTCAAACTTTAGAGGCAGCCCGTAGGAACGGGCAACTTGAAATATACTGCgatgacagtgtgtgtacatcataAGAACGATGAGGGTATTTACAGTCCCGTACACACCAGGACAAGAAGAGGTTTTCACAACGGACTTTTGGCCCTTATGGTGATTAAGCCTCCAAATGCACACGGACAGTGCAGAGTCGTGTTAGTTAGTGAAGCACTGGCACTTGCCGATCATACAGTATTATCATTTCTCTTGAAACAATATCAGAGTCGTTTCTTGCTCTCAACACACGTGCAAGCGTCGCGTTGCTTTACAATGAATCAATGTTCCAATTTTCTGAACAAAAATTGTTTCGGCCCCTtcatattaatttcattattttagcGCGATTACATTTGCtgtgaaattcagttttaagtATGTTCTGTGTCGTATTCgagaaatttaaacagaaaagttTAGTCACGGACGAATGATAATAAATTAGTAATGATTTCATGATGAAATTCAGGGAGTGTTTTTTGTGTGATGCAAAATTCGTCCGACCCGCGAACAATGCAGTGGGATGATGAAAAGTTCATTAgaataaagaaatgaatgaaggtGCGAATAAAGGGATGACTGGAAATAAAGAAGGCAGAAAAGCGTTGGGGTGGCGGAAGAGAAAGACGTTGGAAAAAGTCCCACCGtataatataaacacacaagtcTGCGTCTCTGGACGAAAAGAGCGTCAGCCGCGTGTGTGTGCGGTATCGTACCTGTGGTCCACTACTTCTTAGCGCAGTTTTAGCCCAAGCCTCAGTTATTCATCcaaaaattttaactttaactTGCATGACATGATTCATTTCAGTTCCAAGTGAGCGGAATCACGTGTAGGAATCGGTGTGGACGTGGCTCAGCGCTTCGCAAATTCGCTCGCAATTTGGCACATGATGATAATTTCTGGAGAAATTCATCGATGTTTTTCGTTTAAAATAGTCTGGGGACTGGACTCATTTTATCCCTAGAATGATGAGTAAAAGATGAATTAATTTACCGAATTGTGTACCTTCACGCCCAGCATCATTAAGGCTCGATTCAGCTGAAGTTCCAAGACAATGAATGAAGGACCAAACACGCCGGAGCTCTTTGTAACTAACGGGCCTTTTCTCTAACCTTTGTCATTGCGCTCTCCAGTCACCCCCCCCTCATAAACATGTGTAATACCTGTCTGCACGAGGGAAAAGATGCCATGTGATTTGTGTCGTGTCCTAAAGCACTCAGTAACTTGTACCACacctgcactgcactgcactgcactgcactctaCTCTCCTGTGTTTGTACCACCCACTGAAACAGTTGTTCCGTCGCTTCTTTGTCCGTGGGCCAGTAAGCAGCTTTTCTTTACTAAATGCCCTTGTCTTCTGCTGATTTTTTATCTTTTGAGCAAGAAATAATTGTTTGACCAGTTCCgtatatttttacactttgtttAGTCAAGTTCTGTGTTCACTGAAATATGACTAGGTGTTGCTTTCTGTGGGAATATATTAATTATCTGAGAAAAACACGTCCCATATCCTCTTAGTAGGTATGTGATGTCTGACAAGGGCTCCATACTTCAGTACTTCATATCAGCCTGTATCGCTTATTCATATGTATCATAACTTAATTTATCTTCTTCATGCTCAGTATCACTTccaaaagaggttttttttttttttttttaatttagtgtaATAAGACCTTAAAGTGtgttaattcagttttttttaactgttacaAGTGTCAGGCTGACATTGAGCTGcatggtcagttttttttttttccccccatcatttaatgcatttattagtttatttaagTTTATGGTATTTCAACggggggtaaaaaaaatcacaagacaCACAGCAAATTCCTAAAATCTCAAGGTTTTCTCAAATACCCAATGTGTTGGATAAATACTGCGGACTGTATGCAAttgtggttttgtttgtttcgtTGTGCTTTCCACTTAGCCAAGTTTTGGTAAACAGATAGTAATTACCGTGTCTGGATATATAAGTGGTGCCAGAGTAAAATTTACTGCTATGTAAAAGCTGGTATCTGCGGAGGTGTGACTATCATAAAGAATTTAACACACTAAGAGGTATCCAAAGATAGTCCACATGAGCAATAGGCTGTACTGTACACCCATGTTCCCAACCCATAGTGTGCTGCAAATATACAAGAATAGATGTCCAAATTTAGCTGGGAATGATGTGAGAGCACTgtgaaatatatacaataataatcatGCACTGGATGTCTTGTGAGTAccataaaaaaatgactttgctTGTGCAACAATGTACcagtgatgtgtttttttttttaaattattattttgatatCGAAAGTTGCAAAGATAATACAAAatcagtagtattttcatcattttatatGTTGCCCTGGCACACCTCTCTAAATGGAGCAAAGCTGAGTCCTCAGTTCTACTAGGTACccttggagaaaaaagaattaGTGGATGGGGCGTGTTATGGAAATTCTGGCTGTGTTACAGTAGGGACAGTCCTACCTGGAGTGTAGCACCAGTCACTCGAAGTGACAGCAGTGGCGTTCGCCTGGCGCCCCATTGGGAAGGAATCTCGGCTCGTAACGAAATGTGGCCGTCGTCCTGAAAGCGGTGAGGCAACTGGATCGTAGGGGGTGTTTAGATTTTGATTTATGTGCGCTCGCGGGATCTGAGTGAGGAAACTTTCACAGCAACACAAGCAGTGTCTTCGGGTTGGACTTCGGCGATACGCTTGCAGGTCTGTAAGTGATCACATTTTGGCGTATAGTTactattttaaatttgaaatgaaaaacttTTCTTGATGTTGACTCATAACAAGAATACAGCTGTGTCTGGGAAACATGGAagattttcattgctttttcgATCAACTGCTGACTTGTTTGAAGCCACGCAAGACTGTAGCAGCAgacttttttattcattcatgttgcCTTTTTACACATAGATTCCTTTTTTACTGGTGACTGATTTTCAGCAGCTGACCTGTGTTATTTTAGAGGATTAATGTGGTTctttacagtttgttttcatGTCCCTCCTGTGTTCCAGATAATATCATGGATTTGGGCATGGGCAGCGAGAAGAGCACAGCAGAACTCCAGTATGGCTCTGGCTTCCAGTCCAACCGCAGCGGACAAACGGTGACCTACTTGGGGAAGTTTGCCTTTGATACACCCCCCTCGGGTGGGATCGGAGGTTCTGGGTGGTGCTCGGACAACAATATCATCAGTCTGGTGAGCGCGGGCATCTTAGGCGTTTCCCCGTCGCCGGGCACCATCACCACACAGACCTCTGCATCTTCGGGCAGCATGGGCCCCCAGTCCTCAGAGCTGGAACAAGTCTACGGCGCACCCCTGCCCGCGTACTCCACTTGCAGTGACATGTACCAGGAGCAGGTTTCCTTTCACCACAGCCCGGTggccaccaccacccccctacCCTACCCCGGTACTGACTatcacaccaccaccaccaaaacCTCCATGGACGGCAGCCTCTTCTCCATGATTCCCGATTACAACCTCTTCCACCACCAGGGGGAGGTTGGCGTGATGGAGCACAAGCCTTTCCAAACGATGGACCCCATCCGCCTCAACCCTCCACCCATCACTCCCCTGGAGACCATCCGGGCCTTCAAAGACAAGCAGCAGATCCATCCGGGTTTCATAGGCGGACAGCAGCACGCGACCCAGCACCACCAGCCCCCACAGACTCTAACCCTCAAGCCGATCCGGCCTCGGAAGTATCCGAACCGGCCAAGCAAGACACCGGTGCACGAGCGGCCACACGCGTGCCCGGCCGAGAACTGCGACCGGCGCTTCTCCCGCTCGGACGAGCTGACGCGCCACCTGCGCATCCACACGGGCCACAAGCCCTTCCAGTGCCGCATCTGTATGCGCTCCTTCAGCCGCAGCGACCATCTGACCACCCACATCCGCACCCACACGGGGGAGAAACCCTTCTCCTGTGAGTTCTGCGGCCGCAAGTTCGCCCGCAGCGACGAGCGCAAGCGGCACGCCAAGGTGCACCTCAAGCAGAAGGACAAGAAGCTGTCAGACAAGGGGAGCGGGGCGTCAACGAGCCACAGTTCTCCCCCCAGCTCCTGTGGCACCGCAGGAGCCAACACTGGGAGCATCATGACTGTTACCACCTGTGCTTAGGAGCCAAGCCCACCGTCTCTTTCGAGCAGACTGGAACCTGCTTTTGCAGTGAGACAAATATGggactctctctttctctcactctttctctatctctctttcttcctcccGCCGCTTTGTTTCCAGGTGATTTGTCCTCTCAATACCCAGGCAAACTCTTTTTGTTGCGCGACGGGGAAAAGGGGGAGATGAGTCAGTCCGCACAGAGCAGAGCGGAGAAACCCGAGGGTCAGGCTTCCTGTCTCCGATTGTACGCCAGTGGAAGACCACGGGCGGGGTTGAGGACGGCACGCCCCAGTGGCCTTGCACTGCTTTGTGGGCCGCGTCAGAGCCATGCGGAGACCAGTCTGATTTCGGCAGCTTTCATTTCATGTCTCCAGAAAACCCACAAAGAATCTGGAGTGGGGAGGGCGAGGAGCCAGAAAGACCAGTTTTGGCATAATAGGCAGATTGTAATGATATTgcttaaaaaacaacaaacaaacaaacaaacagaataatTAACAGAAACAAGGTGAGCTATTCTTTGTACGTTAGGGCTATTTTGTGTtgtttgacatgtttttttttttttttttttttgttttgttttttgtttccgAAGTAAAGTGCATACTCTGGGTACAACTGATTCTACATAATTCACAAAACTTTTCTGATTGCCTGTCTTTGTGTTGAAAACTATGCttctaaaatatttgttttaaaacataatGTGCCAAACATGCAGTGTGATGATATATCCAATTTTACTTCTAAATTGTGCCTGGGAATAGCTAAAAATCCCGTGGATATGAATTGCGCTCAAGAGGCTGATTTTGTGGCTGATCTCTATGCCTTCTACATGAAAGCGCTCAGAgctctttacattttaaataggtGTTACGTGTCCAGCTCACACCCTGAAAGCAGGGATGGTTGCTCATGTTTCCATTTACAATTCGTACAGAAGTGCCATCTCTGTTTATTGGTACCTGGTGTGTAAAAAGCTTTTGCTCTTTGACAAATTGCTGTCTTTTATTTGCCAATGAGAATCTTGAATTTTTGCAAACAACATAAAATTGTAGCCTAATTTAATAAGAATCATTGTGTTTTAAGACCGTCAGCTGTATCTAATGTCTGATTTTTCCTCATGGCCAGATTCAGAGATCCAGAGTAACTGTTGTCAGATTGCCCGGGTGTCATTGCCACTGCGCATCTATGTGATATTAAGAGAACAGAAGGAAGCTGTGACACAGAAAGATTTATGTTGCTTGAATCATCATCtccaaaggaaaatgttttttttttttttttttttacatatcttGTTTTCATCACTTTGTATCTTTTTTCAGTTCTGAGAACTCCTCTTGGCTCCGTTCATGCGTATCTTAGGTACACTGCTAAATAGCCAGCATTAGACTGAAATACTCCAGCGAGTAAAACCAACTGCAGCCATGTTAAAAGAGACTGAATCTAACATATCTGCCACTGTATTGCAAATCAACAGAATCTGCAGAtatgaagaaaactgaattttaaagcCTTCATGTGCGTTAACTGTTGAGTGAAGCCCGCCAGCTATGCGCCTGCCTATTGAGACCTTCTTCGAGGAAAATGGTTCAGAAATTTTCCATGCAACTCCAAGCTATTAAAGACTAGGCAAGTGAGATGGTACTGGTTTTGCAGGGTATTGCCACGGTTACACTTCATGCTGGAAACATTGGGAGGAATTTTGAAAGACAAGATGAGGGATTGAGAATTTTTGTACAGACAGAAATACAGATATATTACTACAACTTTTATACCCAGAATGTAAAATGGTTGTCTTTAGTGTTAAACATTGTGTGcgcgcatatatatatatatatatatatatatatgtatatatatatatacatacatatgtatgtatgtatataactATACAAACACAACAAACTGACTGAATGTTTATAAGAACTGATttcttaaaatgcttttttgacaaagcaaaaatatttgtacatAGAGTACGGAATGTTCTATggtaatgagtgtgtgtttgcacaatGGACTAGGACCTGCCTCCCTAATACACAGCCAGGTGTACAGCACAGCTGCGTCCGAGTCAGCGTGGAGCATTGAGACAGTGTCAAACGTGGTgcgttttcttttatttttaaatcatcagATGTTCTacgaaatgtaaatacaaaaacaaagccAACTGGAGATACACTGAATGAAGtgttcataaaatgaataaacaaaagaaatatttgacaaatgctttttgtgtattttaattgcatGGTATTTGAAAAGCAGTCCCCTGCTGTGCTGAACTGTGCAGCCATGTGCCGTTTACTGAGTTTTGTTCTTGGAGACTGATGTAGGTACATTTTAGTTAATACCCCGGGTTACGGGCAGATTCTAGCAGTGTGGGCGGGGGACATTCCTAAACTTCGAACACGTGTTTGTCTTTGTTCACGTCGGTGAGAATAGTCCAAGTTCCGTAGCCTAGCTACACGCATGCCAAACCACTTTCCCTCATGCGCTGGCATAATGAAAGCAGTCGTTCTGCCGGGTCACCCGCAATATACATCGCCATGAGTGACGCACCAAAAAATCTGTTCTTTTGTGCTATGACATACATGTTGTAATGTGAACAGCTTTACGTAG from Scleropages formosus chromosome 12, fSclFor1.1, whole genome shotgun sequence harbors:
- the egr3 gene encoding early growth response protein 3, translating into MTAMTGKLADKLPLTMSSLINTIPESLYPEEDIPTSMNIFTSTDSISHYSQMNTDNIMDLGMGSEKSTAELQYGSGFQSNRSGQTVTYLGKFAFDTPPSGGIGGSGWCSDNNIISLVSAGILGVSPSPGTITTQTSASSGSMGPQSSELEQVYGAPLPAYSTCSDMYQEQVSFHHSPVATTTPLPYPGTDYHTTTTKTSMDGSLFSMIPDYNLFHHQGEVGVMEHKPFQTMDPIRLNPPPITPLETIRAFKDKQQIHPGFIGGQQHATQHHQPPQTLTLKPIRPRKYPNRPSKTPVHERPHACPAENCDRRFSRSDELTRHLRIHTGHKPFQCRICMRSFSRSDHLTTHIRTHTGEKPFSCEFCGRKFARSDERKRHAKVHLKQKDKKLSDKGSGASTSHSSPPSSCGTAGANTGSIMTVTTCA